In the Salvia miltiorrhiza cultivar Shanhuang (shh) chromosome 8, IMPLAD_Smil_shh, whole genome shotgun sequence genome, ataataataataataattacttgactttaacttcaaaaaaaaaattacttgacTTTAAATTTAGTGATTATTTGTCAAAACATAGTTTAGATGTCAGTAATTTGCATGTGGCGTTTTGATAATGATTTACTTTTAAAACACGACTTAAATGTCTAATTTACGTGTGGCATTTTAATAAGtaaataatattgtttttattcGTCTGCCCATTTAGCCACTTTGAATGACATTTTTGCCTTGATGAGCCAAACAAATCGacatttttgttttatatttcaTAAGTTCGATTGCACCCTTTTGACAAACGGAGCACAAATAGAGATGCAAAAAGCAATTATGATTTAGGTAGTTGATGCATTGCACAAAACAAATTATACTCTCATTCtcgaaggaaaacaaaacaacaaagagaagatgATTCACAAAAGAGTCTAGTTTATAAGGAATCCGAGCAGAAAAGCCATGTGACAACAAGTATAACAATATTGAAGAAGTAGATAGATTCTTGAAATGTCTTCTTCATCAGTAGTCATCACCTTTTGAAACCACTTCTTTACATGTTGGACGAAGCAAAATTGTATGCTCAAATTGAGATACGTAGCTGCCCTTAATATCACAAAGAGGAGGGTATGGCTGCCGAAGTTCATCAACAAAAAAACACCATCTCTCAGTTCATAAACACAACGGTATAAAGAAAGATCGACAATACCCGTCAACTCTAAAAGAGTAAAAGACGTACCTGAACAATGCCAGTGTCGCATAAGTTCTTTAGCGCCATCAAATACTTGGTTTCTCCAAGGCGATCTAGATAACGTCTGCAGAAAGCCAAGGTAGAAAAGTTCTTGTTGATAGTTGCCAAGAGTTGTTTTGCTCTAGGCAACCGCAGTGGGATGTGACCAGCGTCGAAATTCTTCATGTAATGGCTACACTCGAGGTCTTCTCTCACGTATCCTTTCCCTGCAGGCAGAAATCGTGCTTACACATCCAAAATAACTCTTTCAACAAAAAACAACTCTTTTCAACAGTAGAAGAAGGCCTACCCGTGGATCCAAAAGTTTCGATGGCATAAAATTCACCCTCTTCCATTTTTGTTTGCTCTCCTCCTTTTACTATTGGTACAGATTTGCCTGCATGGATCTGATATTGCCCAATACTGTGCCCATTCAAATTTCTAATACTTTTAACTGCAAAACATCCAGGTCACAAAATACCCCAATAAGAAGTGCATGGATGTCGTAGAAATTCATTTTATACAAATGCTGCAGGAGCTATCAAGCAGAgataattgtgaaaaataaattgaaattgtaGAAAGGCATAAAGAGCCCAACAAGTAATCCAATTTCATAAATGGTGAAGCCTAAATGCATTGAGAGCTACTTGGTACCTTGAAAAAGTTATCAATCTTTATGAACAGTGAGCATGCCTACCACAGCAAGAAAATAATGTTTTTTCTAAAGATGTGTTTTGTCTTATGGACAGGAACATCTATTACTCAAGATAATGAATGATAAACTTGTCATCCTGAGTGCATGTCATACAGGGTGCTCAAGTGATCAGTTGAAATCATACCCTGGAATGTCTTTCCGTTGATTTCGACCTCATACGACTCCATGACCTCTTGAATAGCAGCACCAACATCACACAAGCGCACATCAATTCCAGATTCCTAATTTTTACAAACAAAAACCTCATCAGCAGCTCCAAGCTTTCTCTAGTGATGTTTCCGCAATGTCAATTATCAAAATTATACTTGTACAAACTAATTTTCTGAGACCCACCTTGATACCCGTATACGTGGCTTCACGGGAGGCTGCAAGCAGCGGGTCAAACATGGGATTGAATGCCACAGTAAATGCACAGTCCACAATACGCCCTGAAATAAAGTAGTAAGAGCTAATTGAAGTCAAATCAGCACTAAAAGGAGGCTTCGTGAAAAGTACCCAGCGCCATCCTACTATAAGATAACAATTGTAGCTGTATTACCATCAATGTGAGTCCCAAAATCCAGTTTCATCACATCATCATGCTGAAGCACAGTTTTGTCCCCAGAATTTGGAGTCCAATGGGCAGCAACCCTGCAATTATAATAGGCTGAATGAAGTCATCACAAAAAATAGAACCAAAGACTCAAACCAGTGATAGATGAATTAAAAAGGATGAAAGACCCTCATCTGAAATCAATGATATCAATCCATACCAGTTCAATGAGCATCCAGTAGGGAATGCAATGCCAGCTTGTAAACCATTTTCAGATATCAATTTACGAACTGTGTTCTCCAAGGTCTCACACAGATCAGTCATCAACATTCCAGGTTTCACGATTTTCCTGATGTATTTCCGGACCTACAAAGGATCACAAAATTGGAAACTTGGAACAGCCGTCTAGGAAAGAGTTTGTTACGTACATGCTCATATGAAGTTTAAAGCTACCTGACGATGGACTTCTGCCGCTTGGCGAACTGAATTATAAATTGGTTTCTCTAATCGCTCTAGTTCTCTCTTTTCCTCAGATGTAGTTCTCCACAAGTTACTACATTGAACCATTAGATTCCTTGGAgttagaagaaagaaaagatcAATCTAGAGAgttctttcattttcatgcagAAAATTCTATAGAGCTTTAGCATATATAGTTAATTGGTTCGGCTAAACAAGATATGACAATATAGCATATACACATGTCTATCTATAAGACTGATGGAAATCAAATTGCCTATCCATCACCATTATGACATAGACAATAATACATGCTAATGCTATGCACCAAGAAACGGTGAAAGCTCCTACTCTATATTAAATTACTGTTACACCTGTGCAATGCACAGCTTGTACCTTTATGAATTATGATCTTTACTTTGGTACCAAAAAGAAAGTCGCAATTCAATGATACAATTGAAACCTGCTATGGGCGCTACCACAAAAGAATAAGGTGCAAAGATATCACACATAAATCTATCACAGCAAGGGTTCTCAAGAGTCATCATGATTGACTATGATATCAGTACAAGACATTATTAACTGTTTTCTATCTAAAAGTTCCCCCCTTGATTGACAAGAACTATTAACAGCTGAGTCTAGGCATGGCCATTTCCTGATAGTAATTAACTGCCTGCTAAGTCCAATTATCTTTACTTCTAGATTATGTTTGAATACAAGATGTTCCTTTTCTTTAACATCCATTTTATGTACTACAATACCCCAGCCGTTTTCTTAGGTATGGCAAGAAAACCAGTAAAGATATTTCTTTTTCAATGAGAGATGCAGTTGTTAAATTTTAGTTAGGCATAATCATCATCAAAACATCACATAAATAATACACTAGAAAGTCTCTGTAGTTTTAGACATACTCATCCTTATACTGTTGAATTTCACCCTCCGGAAACTCTCCAGACGGAAAAAGTTCAACTACAGGAATTGATGGTGGATCAGTTTGCTGAGACGGTTCTTTTTTCTTCCTGCAAGTCATTAGCCATTCTCcagattatttttatttttcaaacctcaaaaatgaaaagatggAAATATGCAAAAGGATTTGTCTCACTTGCTTttacttttcttcttcttcttctttgcagCTTCTATAAATGTTCAAATGCATACAATGTGCAAGTTAGGAACAAAGGGAAGGTTAAGTGACTACAATCAGCACATGAAAAGTAATCCAAATAGTAACAACCATAATTGATTACACTACCGCGATAGCTCAAACTGCATAGAAATATTACTGATAAAACATTTGCTACATGAAAGAATGGCATGAAcataaaaacataataaatcCTTCGAATCCGTTTCCCGTTGAAACCAAAATTCGAACTTTGCAGAAACCTTTCCGTTCACATCAAAACTTAAAACATTAGCAATTGACGTTTATCCTAATCACAGTTTTACTAGCTCAGAGATGACAGCCAATAATTCCTATAAACTAATAATAAGTATGAGTAaatggaggcggcggcgtaATGACCTTGGGGTTCATCCAGAGTTAGGTCTATAACTTCATTCACTACCTCTTCAGCTGCAACTTTACTAGCGCTAGACTCGTCGGATCCATTCGCAAGGtccggcgccgcctcctccgTACGGGTTGCGGCGGAGCTCTCGTTGCTGGCCATCTCGATCAAGGCTGCAAACCGCATAAAAGGTCAACAACGGAATGTTACACACGTATATATACGTcgaaattaagaaaattatgAAATAGAGCTAGGGTTGGAGATAAAATTGAGAGGGAATTGGGAAAAACCAGAGTTGAATGGTGGGAGAGAGACAGAATCACAGAAATGCTAGGGAAGCCGCGCAGCGAAATGCGTTATATAGTATTTACACACTACGCCACTGCGTTTTTTGCAGCCGATGTAGTATTAATTAGACATCAATCATTCCATTCTTTCACTTTCCTCTTTTCTTCTTAAATTTTTCTTATCTTTCAAACGtacaaatttttttaattaaacaataattttaaactcaatTAGCAAAATCCTAAACCATAAGGTTGCTTTGTCTTCTCTATACATTTCGTACCTCAAATTATTAACGAAATCAATCTGAAATAAAATCAAGACACGTAGACGGTTCAATCTTTAGACGATAGGTGTACGAACACTCAAATCTCGACTCACTCCTCGATAAGTTATCTACGACAATACCATACGTAGACGACTCAATCTTTAAACGACGGGTGTACGAACACTCAAATCTCGCCTCACTCCGCAATAAGTTATCTACAATAATACCATAATAAATATCACACTTTTGTTTCTTAAAATTACCCTTTGAATGAGAGTGTCCTAACGTGTTTTGAAAGAATTCATAAGGCAGGTAGACAATTCAATCTTTGACGATGAATGTGCGAACATCAAATCTCACAAAATCTTATATgtttaaatttatcaataacACATTATATATTCTTATCGACATCCGATAAATCATGGTAAGTTACTTTGTAAGTGTAAATTGACATGCACGACAAATTCAACTTAAAAAGTTTATATACAAACTTCGAAACCTATTAAAACGTTAAACATTATTACTATATTATGCATGATGTGTGCATACGTATGAAATAATCTCTTACACGACAATATAACtattataatatatacatataaaaaaattcaatatcGTATCAACCGTCATCGATATAAAACTTTGCATTGTCTGCTTTAAACTATGACACCATTATTTAAaacataatattatatttagggCATACTAGATCATTCTTATTAAACCAGTCATATTGTATGACATAAGGTTTTGGGacatataaataaatgatataatCCATTCATACTCATAGCATTAAATGGGGTAGATTTACATGACAACATTTTCGAATTCCCAATTTCCAACTTTGTCCTTCACTTTGCATTATAAAAAGGtcggaaagaaaataaaaaaagaatatagAGACCTAAGTAGCCATCGGCGGTTCACCGTGTTGTGGAGCGCCGGCGTCGTTTCCAGCTCAGACATTGCATGCATTTGCACCCACCTACTCAAACCCTAAGAATTCGCCGTTATGGACGCCGTGGTGGTTGACGCTGGAACTAAGCTGCTCAAATCCGGCTTTGCTGTTCCCGACCAGCCTCCTTCTATggtaatttgatttgattttccgGTGAATTTTTGCTTCTGTGAAGTAGAAAACCGTTGCCCTTCATTCTAATGCTGAAAGCAGTCTTCTTTTTCGTTATGGTTTTCACTTGAAAATTGTTCTTCTTTACATGGTAGTGTTTTGTAGTGATTTTCCGATGATTGGATCAATTTTTGCTGTATAAGAAGACGCAAAACCCTAAATTTGCGAAATTGAGATTGATTTTCTGGACACTTAAGCTGTAATTATGTTTGAACACGCCTTTTTCTTCGTTTTTTTTTGGGATatagaacttttttttttttttttgaggagctTGTGTTTGATCCAGTGGATGGATCCAAAGAAGTCTTTTTTGGTTTAGGGTTGGTTTGATTTATTTGTGCCCCTGTTTACTTGAAAGAATAATTGACAAAACAAAAGAATGGAGATTGCCCTATTTGGAGTTGTCTCAGCAAAAGTGAAGTGCTTGAATAAGTACATTGGAAGGAGGGTGAAATTTACTCCCTTCGGCCTTCAGTGCTTTAATTAGGAAAATTTTGGTTATCTTCCTACTGCATTATTTAGGAATGAAATGTAGCTAGTACTCATGTTCGTGTGTCTATTTGTGATCCTTCCATGCAATCATCAAGCACATGGATGCACCACAGTTATGCAGTTGAATGGTATGATGGCAAAGAAGTGCCATTTGCTAGTTGTTGTAGTCCTATAGACTGATGCTAAAGATATTGTAAAATTTATGGGTTGTGGCATCAGTGGTAGTAATGTATAGAATGGAAGTGAAAGTCATAAGGTCCTTTCGTATTACGTTTCAGTTCATCATAAATGATCAATAACCATATGTTTCTGGTTGCTCCGTGACTCTAGCACGTGGTGTTTAaactttatatttattttcttattcaaTGATTGAGTGAGAATagaagaatgaaatcatgacTTAGACAATCATGTGCAGATTGGCTTAATCCTAAATAACAAAAGGGATGTGTGTGCTATGGACAAGCTTAGAAGATATTATGTTCCCTATGAAAAAAACTTCTTCCTTTTAGACTTTCCATTCATGGCACATATAGTTAATTAGTTTTCGTAACCTAGGGTTCAAGTCATGCTATTGAAGGCAATAGTGCCCACACTTTCCGATTTGAGTAAAATAAAGATTCTTAATACTTTTCGAGCATTTACTTCAATGAGCCTTTCAACTGTAATACGTTGTCCACATGACATTGATTAGAAAGACATTTGAAAAACAGAAGCTTTACAACCTTTAGTTTGATCCTCTGCCGATTGGTGTTGAATTCAGTTTGCTTGGAAATATAGAATTAAAAAACAGGTAGATCAACCTCAATAGGCAACAATCTCCTCTAATGAGAAGGTGTTATTCTTGGAAACCATTTATTCATGGCAGATTTAAGAAGCTGAGTTGTAATTCTAATGTTGTTGTTTGTGTTGTCTTAGAGAACTCTATTATGCTAACCTAGATTCTAATTTTACTATGTAGCAGTAATTTCTAAGGTCTTAAATGTCGAGGTTCTTTGCGAGGGTCATTATTGACTTTTACCACTCACACGTCAGCTTTAGTACCACAGAACAAATGAGCGCCTTTACCATCTTTGCCTCTTTCCTATAAATGAACATCTGCTTAGTTTTGTTGCCCTacatttcactttttcacctccAACTTTCCCATCCTAATTCATCAACCATTGGGCCGTCAAGTTTTTTCTGGGACTCAATTTGGAGCATGGAGCCAGCAGTGGTTGACGCTGGTTCTAAActtatcaaatttaatcatGCCCTTCCTGACTGTGGCCCTGAGGTAAGATTTCTTTTATGCGTTAGGGGAATGATGATTTTATTGGTAAGCTTCTAGATTGAATCAGGTGAGACAAATCTGGTAAAACTTTTAGCTTTGATCTTCGAATGCTGCTAATGAATGTGTTGTAATTATGGGTTTTGTGTTTGGTACTGGGCTAGGGTTTTTAGACAGGAGTTAATGCTCTAGGATTTTCAAGTTCGAGTTTTGTAATCGTGACGCATTAGAAAAATTCAGACGAATGAAATTGAAGACTGATGTCAAGATCAGCAATAGAACCATCTTCAGTTTTACTTGAGCTTCTTGCCTGTTCGGTGTTTAATTAAGGGCAAGAAATAAGATTTCCCAAATTGGACTTGGAGAAATTTTGGATTCCTTCATTTTTATGAGTTATCAATGTTCATTACATTTCAGTTATCTAGCCTTGTCCTTCAATAGAAACTTGTGCTCCTTCTGTGTTTGCAAAAATATGCTTATACCAAGTagtcttgtgtgtgtgtgtgggggggggggggggggttcgGTTATCATCAACGACTCTGTCTATTATAGTGTTCCTCCTAATAATTCTTGACCTTTTATATATTTCTTAGTGATTTGACTTATCATATTGGTTCTATGTTCTTCACTATTTTCTGTGCTCAATGCCTTTTTAGCACTCGTCTACACTTCACTATTCATTTACACCCTTTTTCCTCTTATGTACTTTATTTACAAATTTTCCATCCTTATTTTAGGTAATTCCAACACAAATGAAACGTGTACCTGAAGATGAGTCCTTGGCGGATTCCTCTTCCCTTGAAAATGTGATTATTGATCCAGTTGTCCGAGGCTTTATTAGAGATTGGGATGCCATGGAAGATTTATTGAGCCATGTGTTATATACTGGTCTGGGTTGGGAGATTGGCAATGAGGGGCAAATTTTGTTTACAGATCCACTGGCAACTCCAAAGGTTGGTTTTTTGAAAGTCTTTTATTTGTCAAATTTATATCTTGATCATTTGTTCTCTTTGCCTTCCCAAATATGTCTTGTTCTATGAACTGCTGGTAATTGAGGTGTTAGTGTATAATACAACCGGCAGAATTTGAAGGTTTTATGTTGAGTATTATCCTAAAAGCTCGAGATGACAATGGATTTTGGTTTAGAGTTGAGCTGCAAGTTGAATAGCCCATTGTTTAAACTCTTCTCTGATTTGTCAATGCCATATATTGTGAAACAGGCAGTTCGAGAGCAATTGGTGCAATTGATGTTTGAGAAGTTCAACATCTCAGGCTTTTTTGCATCTGAGCAAGCAGTGCTATCACTTTATGCTGTAGGCCGCATCTCAGGATGCACTGTGGATATCGGCCATGGAAAAATGGGTATGTATTGCTGAACCTGTTGTTTCTAATTATTCTTTCTTTAACTGATGTTTTGGAGATGACATGTACACTTTTGTTGGCCTGATGTATTATATCAGTTTGATCTTAATTCTTAACCCATTATTTTTACTGGAAGTTTATATATTTGAACTCAGGTGCAAGTTCTGTTAACAATTGATTCTTTTCTCAAATTCTCAGATATTGCATCAGTAATCGAAGGTGCTGTTCAGCATATATCTTCTAGAAGGTTTGAAATAGGTGGTCTGGATTTGACCAACTTATTTGCTCAAGAACTTCGTAAATCCAATCCACATGTCAACGTTACCATCTCTGACGTGGAAAAGTTGAAGGAGCAATATGCCTGCTGTGCTGAGGACGATACTGCTTATAGAAGGTTCCAGCAGGGATGCCCGGAGGAGCAACACACTCTGCCTGATGGACAGGTTATCTGCTTTTCTAAATGAGAGAGAATCCCTTTGCCTATCGGCTAtcacacttttcttttttccctATAGAATCTTGTCATGTACATACCTTGGATTGATGCTCTAATGCTATCTATTTCAGGTGATAAAAATTGGAAGAGAAAGGTATACTGTTGGTGAGGCCTTATTCCAACCAGCCATTTTAGGTTTGGAGGCTCATGGAATAGTTGAGCAGCTCGTTCGTTGTATCTCAACCGTGTCAACTGAGAATCACCGCCAGCTGCTGGAAAACACAGTACTATGTGGTGGAACTGCTTCGATGACTGGTGAgatgtgttgattttttttttctcaagttATCATTTCTTTTCTAACATTAGAGTATGTCTCATTGTCTCCTTTGGTTGTAGGTTTTGAAGATAGGTTTCAGAAGGAAGCTGCAGTTTCCTCCTCCGCTATCCGGCCTTGTCTTGTGAAGGTAAATCTACTACTAACTGTACTAATCGAGCTTCATAGAGTCCAACGTCGTATGTTTTGAATGTACATGTGACTCCCATCTTATTACAGGCACCGGAATACATGCCGGATAATTTGACAAGTTACTCGGCATGGGTGGGAGGTGCCATACTAGCCAAAGTGGTGTTCCCTCAAAATCAGCACGTGACCAAGGCTGATTACGACGAAAATGGGCCTTCTATTGTCCATCGCAAATGCTTTTAAGCAACAGCATCAACTCTGCTAGAGGTTGCCGCTAGGCCTACAGTTTATTAAATTAGTATTTCAGCTATTATCGAACTACAGGAATCCCAAACTTCTCAAATTATGTATGTCTGTATGTAATTTGATAGGGTTTAGTGCAGCTTAAGCAAAAAACTACATGTGATTTCAGTTAGGGCAGCTTAGGCAAAAAGCTACATGTGATTTGAGTTAGAGCAGCTTAGGTAGAAGAAACTACATGTGATTTCAAACAATTGCATCAAAAGTTAAATATCTTAAAATTGTTATTATCATATATCGATTTATGTTTGCACTCTTTATACAAATTTCTCCAATCATGTTTCTGCAATGTCAATTATCAAAGTTATACTTGTACAACCTAAATGCCAAAGGCTGATTGAATAGTTGCACTAGGACAGCTTAAGCAAAATCTACAGGTGATTTCAAAATACAAAACACCACTTCATTTGCTATAGGGAAAAAATAACATCAATCTCAAAATTGtttttatcatatatcccaCTTTACTCATCTGTCAAAAACATTGTTTGGAAACGATAGGATGTACAACAACAAAACTTTAATGAATCGCACTCTACCAGTGTGTGATGCAACGGTTTCGAACTTCTACACTTTACGAGCTAAAGTCCTCTGCTTGGTTGCATGTTGGACCACTTTTTCCTC is a window encoding:
- the LOC130999639 gene encoding actin-related protein 7; the encoded protein is MDAVVVDAGTKLLKSGFAVPDQPPSMVIPTQMKRVPEDESLADSSSLENVIIDPVVRGFIRDWDAMEDLLSHVLYTGLGWEIGNEGQILFTDPLATPKAVREQLVQLMFEKFNISGFFASEQAVLSLYAVGRISGCTVDIGHGKMDIASVIEGAVQHISSRRFEIGGLDLTNLFAQELRKSNPHVNVTISDVEKLKEQYACCAEDDTAYRRFQQGCPEEQHTLPDGQVIKIGRERYTVGEALFQPAILGLEAHGIVEQLVRCISTVSTENHRQLLENTVLCGGTASMTGFEDRFQKEAAVSSSAIRPCLVKAPEYMPDNLTSYSAWVGGAILAKVVFPQNQHVTKADYDENGPSIVHRKCF
- the LOC130999637 gene encoding methionine aminopeptidase 2B yields the protein MASNESSAATRTEEAAPDLANGSDESSASKVAAEEVVNEVIDLTLDEPQEAAKKKKKKSKSKKKKEPSQQTDPPSIPVVELFPSGEFPEGEIQQYKDDNLWRTTSEEKRELERLEKPIYNSVRQAAEVHRQVRKYIRKIVKPGMLMTDLCETLENTVRKLISENGLQAGIAFPTGCSLNWVAAHWTPNSGDKTVLQHDDVMKLDFGTHIDGRIVDCAFTVAFNPMFDPLLAASREATYTGIKESGIDVRLCDVGAAIQEVMESYEVEINGKTFQVKSIRNLNGHSIGQYQIHAGKSVPIVKGGEQTKMEEGEFYAIETFGSTGKGYVREDLECSHYMKNFDAGHIPLRLPRAKQLLATINKNFSTLAFCRRYLDRLGETKYLMALKNLCDTGIVQPYPPLCDIKGSYVSQFEHTILLRPTCKEVVSKGDDY